The DNA sequence CTTGAAGTCCTTTATGAGAAAAAGACGGAAGAAGGATCGATTCTACTTTATCGAGTACCAGGTGAAGAACAGATTTCTCTTGCATTTTTAGATCGTAGCTTTTTTGGTTATGAATATATCGATGGTTCGATTCAATATGAAACAACGACCCTAGAAGAACAAGCTGGGTTAACTTATGTCGCTCTTCGTCAATCGGATGATATTCCCTATACGATTTATGCTGGGGTCACTAAAAATCCTGACTTATTTGAAGTGCTTGTGACGGAACCAACCTTTAGCATTGCTCATAGTGCCAAAATCTTTGAATCAGCCGTTGAAGGAACTTATATCTGGATGGCTTACTCGCCCGATTTTACAGGTGATAATTTTTCATTAATCGGTTTAAGTGAAGCAGGGGATATCATTGGTCACTTAGAACACGATGGAACGACATTAACCATTCATTCCATTGATCCATCCGAAGCACAATAAAAAATATTCCCATTCAAGCGAAAGGACACCGTAATGGTGTTCTTTTTTATTTTATTTTTATATCCCTACTCTCCCTGTACAACGATGAATTCCAATTCATCCATCATACTGTCCTATTCAGAGGATAATTAATGGTTTGAGTTTAACCTTTCTTTTCTAACAGCTCATCATGTTTTCCTTACTCAATCACCTATCCATTATTCCTCAAGAAGATTTGATCAGCTTTTAAATGGTTGACAAGCGATGAAGCACAATGAACGTGGTATGCCGTTGCATGATTTAATCAATACCTAATAACTACTTTTGTCCTTGAGATAAATTCCCCCCCTCTTCGGTATCCTGTCCATCTCTTAATTGAGTACTAAATTGATAAGTGTCATTTTCCCACACCTAGTTGGACCAACAATGGAGTTTGATACTCATCTTATTCCCTGCTCTCTAATGCTACTGTTATAACAAAATTTTGATTAACTTGTAAGCATACAAAAAAGACATAGGTTCTCTTTTTCCCCTATGTCTGAACTTATTTAAATGAATTAATGGAAATCCCTCCTTAATAAACAAACTCCGTATGCGTCCATTGACGGAAAAAATTAATATCCCGAATGCTGCCATCAGAGTTTAATAAACCTAAGTAAACTCCATCATTTTTTCCAACTTTCCAAATCGCATTGGCTGTATTATCTTTCGTTGAAATTCCCATGTCCTTAATACATTGAATAAAAATATCTTTTCCAACTCCAAATGTTTCAGTGATATAAGCCACTAAATAAATATCAATCGCACTAGCTCCTAGTTCACAAGGATCTTTACTTAAAAGGTGTTCTTTCAAAATTTCAGGCCAATCTTCTTGATAACTTTCTAATAGTAAGTCTTGGATTTCATTAATACAATATGACTTATAACAACGTTTCTCCCACTGACGTAACATTGAAGCATCTCCGTTTAATTCAACTAAATGGGTTAGCATCGTTTTTAATCCACATAGCATTGGAATAACTTTCGTGGTTAACGAACGCCCTTGTAAATGATCTGGTAATACAATTTTTAAATTCTCATCTTTCATAACCTCTCCCCCAATTAATGTAAACCCTTTCTTTTTTGTTTTTCACGTTTATTATATGACCTCTTGTCGATTATTTCAACAATGGTTGATGAAGATTTTTAAATTTTTCTTACATTTCTGATAAAGGTCGTTCTGACTTATGAAAAAAGAGCCCTTATCTACTGTCCAATATATGACATAGGGCTCTTTTTTGGTTCCTAATTCTTTAAAACTTTCTCTATTTTAACGGAATTCGCAAACTCCATGCTGGCGCTTCTTCACTTAATTCAGGCATCAAAAGAATAACAATCGTATAAGCTTTTGATGTATCAATATAGTCAATTCTGACACTATATAACCCTTGCGATTGATCTTCTACCGCCATCACGATTGTCCTTCTCGTCGAGCATAATCATTCAACTCTTCATCAAATAAAACAAGACTACTTAAATTATGTGGCCAATAAGTATCTGGAAGTCTAAAGATAATCTTCACTTCATCCTCCATTAATTCAATATCTTCTATCATTACTTTTTCAGTTGAATTTACCCATATTTCTTCTCCAATAAACTCAGTTAGAATTTTAAATTCGGTTGATTTTTGTAAATTCAAATAATAAATGACTTCATCTAATGCAAATCCTGAGGCTAATTCCTGATCAGTTGGTTTTCTTGTAATCGCTTGGTATTCATCATCAATCACTTGAGTGTTTGGTGTTTGATAAATCTGATAATGAATTTTATCTTTCACAATATAACGATACGGCTCGGTTGTTCTGGGATAAATCTCAATCCACTCTAAATCTGACCAATTCGAATTCACTCTTAATTTGAAAGTTGCCTCTTTTTTCTCAGAATCAAAGCTCCCTTGAACATCATCTACATCGTAAAGCTCTTCATTTGAACCCTTAATGACCAAATCTCCTAGTTCATAAAAAACGTCATCAGCCGATTCCCCTTCAACACTCATATAAATCGTATTAGCTAACTGGCTTTTTACGACTTGATTAGCTGAAATCATTGTCCTTTCATACTCTATTGTAGCATCCGGATTCAAACGTTCTCCTCCTAATAATTTAGAGGCTTTAAATTTAAAATTCCATTTTCCTTTTAATGACTCAAATCCACGTGTTAACTGACTAATTCTTAAATCAATGGTAACTTCATCTGGTAAATGAAGATCGCCCATACTTGCTTCAATAATAATGGCTCCGGTTTTCTCATCAATTTGGCGAACTTTTGGACTATTAGCCATCGTTTTTTTCCCATTAACGAATAAATAATAATCTAAATTAAAAAAATCATTTTCATTTAATTTCTCATAGCCAGCTAAAAAGTCACTCTCTACCGTTAGTGCCATCATTAAAAGATTATCATCTAATACAACTTCATCTAGTGTTATAGTTGTTTCTTCATCAACTTCTGATACCCCAATCATTTTAGCCACTTCTTGAAACCTTCCGGTTGGTTCCCCAAATAAATGTGCCGAGAACGCATTGAATGATTGCGTCATTTCTTGTAATGCTTTTGCCACCTCTGGCTGACTTAATCCAATGATACCTACGATTCCAACAGAGGCTGCTATTGACATCGTTTTTTTCCACTTCATCGGTTTTTTATGTTGCTTCATTTCAGTTTTAGCACGCGTTATCCCTTTTAATACGGCTTCTTCATATGCTTTTGAATTCATTAGCAACTCCCCTCCTTTAACATCAATCGAAGTTCTCGCTTCCCTCTTCTTAAATGACTCTTGACCGTATTTGAGCTCATTCCAAGTTGAGTTGCAATTTCCTCAATACTTAAATCATCAAAATACTTTAAATGAATGACGGATTGATATTCAGGTCGTAAGTTCTTGATGGCTTCATGCAAATCGATTTTTTCTTCAATTGAAAAAACATGATGATGCTTCATCATCCCTTCATCAAGTTCTAAAAAATCTACTTTTTGAATCGAATCAAGCGCTAAATTCATTAAAATTTTGGTCATCCATGTTTTAAAATACTTAGGTTCCTTCAACTACCCAATCGTTAATAACCCTTTATAAGCTAGTTCTTGGATTAAATCCAAAACTTCCTGATCATTCTTCACATATCGATAAGCAATCTGAGTAAAATAGCCCTCATAACGCTTCATTAATTCTAAAAATGCTAAATCATCTTGTTTCATTGCTTTTTTAACCAGTTGTACTTCCTCTAATTGACTATAATCTCGACACCATGGCATCATGATAACCTTTTTCATTTCATCCTCCTTATAATCTGACTTTTGGATCCACTCTCTTAGACAGAATTTCATCTTAAAAAGTTGCAAATAAATATAAAAAGACCAAAAATTTTGGTCTTCTAAAAATCTAATCCTTCTTCATTTAATTCTTTTAAAATTTCTTGACGCTCAAGGAACTTAAGAATAGACTGGCGAACAAAATAGCTTGCAATTAAAGCGATAGCTCCTGGTAAAATAATCACAAGACCTGGTACCATCAATAAGCAGAATAACATGCTCACAATCACTCCAAAGGCTTTAATAGATTCTAAAAAATAAGCATGTGTAAATAAAAATGAATTTTTAATAATTGTGAATGTCTTTAATTCATACTTTGCTAATAAAGCACACATATAAATACTAATCATAATGACCTCAAAAGCAACTAAAATCATGATAATCAATGAAAGATTAAAGCCATCTTTTAATGAGGAAAGCCCCATCATAAAATAAGTGAGACTACTAAACCACAAAATTCCTAAGACAAGTGTAATCCAAAGTGATTGAACAAAGTTTTCTTTATAACTTTTGATAAAATCAGAAACTATCTTAGGCTCTTTTCCACCTACTTTTTTACCAGCCACATAAAGTAACGCAGTTGTCGATGCGCCAATTGTTAGGATAGGCAAACACCCAATAAGCCATAAAATAGATAGAATTGCCATATCACTTAATGTGTAAATCAATTTAAAAAATAAATTATCATCATACTGTTTTTCCATTTTAAAATCCCCCCTAAAATCAGTCAACTATCTCAACATCTTTTTAATCGTTATTATACCATTTATAGGTAATTTTTTCTTCACAAATTGTTGCAATTTTTGTGCTTTTTATGATAACTTCATCATATGATTTAAAAGAAGGCAATACTCTCTAATTTCAACTTCATTTTGTTTTTGTATTTTCACTTATATCGTCAAGAGATGATTACTCTACAATCAGCAAAAAGAAAACAGGTCCAAAACTTTGGACCTGTTTTCTTTTGATTAACCTTTAAATGTTTTCCAACAACGAGTCTCCATTAAGCTAAACTCGTTAGGTTCAAGTTCTATTAATCGTGGATTAATCACGTAAGCATAGGCTTTTTTAATTTCCCCACTAGCAGTTTTAACATCAAGAATTTTACGATCATACATATTTTCTGGATGATTAGGAGCAATATACCCTTCAATCACATCGAGTGGTGGAAGAACCTTGTCTAAATTTTTAACATAGAATAATTGTCCCTTTACCGTATGAATTCCATCTGCTAATGCAGGATAATCTTCCTTACGATAATAATACAACTCTCCTTTTACACTGGCAGCTTCATGATGCTCTAAGTTTTCGTGTAAGATATCAATATAGTTGCGCTCTCCCAACATCAATGTTCCATAAACGAAAATAGGTAACTCATTTTCTTGATGTGTTAGCATACAGCTCCTCCTGTTTCTTTAACATCTTCTTCTACTTGAATGGCTGTTTTAATTAACGTCGTTAACCCTTTAACAATTTCATCACGTGACATCGATGGCATCGTTGGTTTATCGACTGTTTGCATTGGTAAATATGGAATATGAACGAATCCAGCTTTTAAGCTTGGTTGATGTAGGGCTGCATAATGCAGTGCTCCATACATGATATGGTTACAAACGAATGTTCCTGCTGTATTCGAAACAGCAGCTGGAATTCCAGCTTCTTTCATATCACGTACCATTGCTTTGATTGGTAAAGTTGAGAAATAAGCCGCTGGTCCCTCTTCAAAAATCGAACGATCAATCGGTTGTTTTCCATCATTATCAGGAATACGAGCATCATCTTGGTTAATCGCAATGCGCTCAACGGTAATGTTCGGACGTCCACCTGCTTGTCCCACACAAATCACAACATCTGGTTGCTCTTCTTTTAAAATTCCGTATAACACATCAATACTACGATCGAAAACGGTTGGAATTTCACGTTTTAAAATTTGTACCCCTAAAATTTCATCTGGTAATTGTTTGACAGATTCTGTTGCTGGGTTAATGGCTTCTCCACCAAATGGATCAAATCCAGTGACTAAAATCTTTTTCATCGAAAATTCCTCCTCAAATTAACAAATTAAAATGCTAAAAAACGCATTAAAATAATATGAATAATTAACATGATAACCGCAAATGGAGCTTGCGCTTTAATGACACCGTATTGATTTTTAATATCTAAAATTGAAGCGGGAACGATATTGAAGTTTGCCGCCATTGGCGTTAATAATGTCCCACAGAATCCTGCAGTTAAAGCAAGGGCACTTGCAATTAATGGATTTGCCCCTAATGCAAAGACAAATGGAACTCCAATTCCTGCTGTAATAACTGAGAAGGCTGCAAAGGCATTTCCCATAACTGCTGTAAATAACGCCATACCCACACAGTACGCCGTTACCCCTAACCAAATGTTCCCGGTAGGAATCACTTGACTTACTCCACCAGCAATCACATCACCGACACCAGCAATCGTAAATAAAGTTCCAAGAGCGGCTAAGATTTGAGGTAAAATCGCTGTTGGCCCAACTTGGCTTAATAAGCGAGTCGCCTCAGAATTAGCTTCCCCAATACTTGATTTTGAAATCAATAAGATGACAATTAACGCTCCAATACCACTTAATCCAATGGCATTGTACGATCCTAGGTTTGTAAACTGGGCAATCACGAATGCTAAAATTGCTAAGACTAACGCTGGAATAAATAATTTATTTCCAATCTTAGCTGCTGATTCTTGTTTGAACTCTTCTGTCGTTGTGTTGAAGCTAACTAGTTTAACCTGTTTTGTAGCTGATAAGATAGCCATTACAATAATTAAAACTCCAACAATATTAGCTGGAATATAGTCACCTAAAATAAAGATAATCCCTAAAATCGACCAAAATAGAGCCGTTCCAACACGTGCTTGTTGTCCTTTAGTACGTAAAGCTGAGACAGCTAAGGAAACACAAATTAATCCAATAATCGCATAAATAACAAATAAAAGTACATTCGTCATTAGTTATTTCCTCCTTTCCTACTGCTCACACCATGTGCGCGTTGCATTTTTTTCTCGTTCAGTTTAAACTGAATAACCCCAAGAATTAAGGCAATCACTGCGATTGGTAACGTATACAACGCAATTGTTGTTGGTCCTTGCTTTGAATCAACCGTATAACCTAATTCATTTAAAGTTCCGACAATTAACATTACTCCTGAAGCACCAATAAATAAGTTTTGTCCAAAGAAGTTCCCATAGTTTTCAGCCGCTGCTGTTAACCCTTTAATGCTTTCAGAATCTTTTTCATTTAACTCTTTATAATTAGCGCGAGCTGCTCCTTCAGCCATTGGTAAAACTAATGGACGACCAAATTGAACATGGCCTGACATACGAATACTTAACGCTGCCATTAATAAACGAAATACTAAGTAAATAGAAAGAACACCATCTGCTTTTGCACTTTTTAATTGACTAATTAACCAAGCTGCGCGTTCTTTTAGACCATAACGCTCCATTAATCCGATAACTGGTAACGTAATGACAAATAACGTCATATAACGATTGGCAACGAAAGCTTCCCCTAACTTTGTTAAAATTTCATTAAAATCTAATCCTCCAACAAATCCTGTGGCAATCCCTGCTACCACAACGATGGCCAGTGTGTCGATTTTTAAGATGAACCCAATAATGATGATAAAAACACCGATTAAACTTAACACATCATTTCCTCCTTTGATTTCTTTGTCTTAAAAAAATTATAACACAATTTTGACACATTCCGACATATATTTTATGGAAATGAAGTTGATTTTTCCATAAAAATAATACAAATCACTATCTCTAACAGTTATTTTGTCTATAAACAACACGAAGAACCGTATTCTTAATTTGATATCTAAAAATTTATAAAAAAACAAAGAAAAACCTGAGAAATCAACACTAAAGTGATAGATTTTCTCAGGTTTTTCAATGATTAAGCTCTTTTTCACCCTCTAAATTTGATAAAACTTAACGTCTTCGTACTATTTTCTAAAATAAGCCTGACTTCCTGCACCATCCGTTTCAACAATCAATTTAGCTGGAATTCTTTCTTTTAATTCATTCACATGTGAAATTACACCAATTAATCGACCATGATCCTGTAACTCCATTAAAATATCAATTGCTTGATCAAGCGACTCCGAATCAAGCGTTCCAAATCCTTCATCAATAAACATCGTATCTAATTGGATTCCTCCAGAATTTTGTTGCACTGTATCTGAAAGCCCTAATGCAAGTGCTAGCGAAGCTTTAAAACTCTCACCACCTGATAATGTATTAACGGGACGATTGTTGCATGTATGACTATCGTAAACATCTAAATCTAATCCTTTACGCCCTACACCTTTAACCTCTTCACGACGAAGTAAATAGTAACGTCGTGAGGTCATCTTCTGAAGTCTTACATTAGCTGCCGCTAATACCTCATCAAAATAGCTGGATAACACATATGTTTCAAAAGACATCTTTCCACCACTACGTCCATTAGCTAATGAGTCTAACTCACCAACAATCGCATACTCTTGTTCTCTCTTTTGAATGATTTGATATTTTTTTGTGATAGAGGCTAGAATCGTCTCATTTTGTTCAAGGTTCGCCATTAATGTCGCACGATCTTTCGTTATTTCAACCTTTCGACGATCAAGTTCAGCCATCATTTCTTCCAAGACACTTAAATCGACACGATCTTTACCTTTTAATTCTTCTTGAAGTATTTCTTGCATCTTCGTTGCCGTATGAAGCTCTTGATAATAATTTTGAACCTGTTGCTCAAGTTGAGCTAATAATTCAATCCATTGTTTTGCCTCTTCATAACGTTCAACTGATTCAAAATAAGTTTGAATTTGTTCAAAAAAGACCTCATTAGATTGTTCAAACTGTTCAATATAATAAGCTAATTGTTGATTAACT is a window from the Turicibacter bilis genome containing:
- the pcp gene encoding pyroglutamyl-peptidase I codes for the protein MKKILVTGFDPFGGEAINPATESVKQLPDEILGVQILKREIPTVFDRSIDVLYGILKEEQPDVVICVGQAGGRPNITVERIAINQDDARIPDNDGKQPIDRSIFEEGPAAYFSTLPIKAMVRDMKEAGIPAAVSNTAGTFVCNHIMYGALHYAALHQPSLKAGFVHIPYLPMQTVDKPTMPSMSRDEIVKGLTTLIKTAIQVEEDVKETGGAVC
- a CDS encoding DUF969 domain-containing protein, translating into MLSLIGVFIIIIGFILKIDTLAIVVVAGIATGFVGGLDFNEILTKLGEAFVANRYMTLFVITLPVIGLMERYGLKERAAWLISQLKSAKADGVLSIYLVFRLLMAALSIRMSGHVQFGRPLVLPMAEGAARANYKELNEKDSESIKGLTAAAENYGNFFGQNLFIGASGVMLIVGTLNELGYTVDSKQGPTTIALYTLPIAVIALILGVIQFKLNEKKMQRAHGVSSRKGGNN
- a CDS encoding gamma-glutamylcyclotransferase family protein, translated to MLTHQENELPIFVYGTLMLGERNYIDILHENLEHHEAASVKGELYYYRKEDYPALADGIHTVKGQLFYVKNLDKVLPPLDVIEGYIAPNHPENMYDRKILDVKTASGEIKKAYAYVINPRLIELEPNEFSLMETRCWKTFKG
- a CDS encoding DUF979 domain-containing protein, with the translated sequence MTNVLLFVIYAIIGLICVSLAVSALRTKGQQARVGTALFWSILGIIFILGDYIPANIVGVLIIVMAILSATKQVKLVSFNTTTEEFKQESAAKIGNKLFIPALVLAILAFVIAQFTNLGSYNAIGLSGIGALIVILLISKSSIGEANSEATRLLSQVGPTAILPQILAALGTLFTIAGVGDVIAGGVSQVIPTGNIWLGVTAYCVGMALFTAVMGNAFAAFSVITAGIGVPFVFALGANPLIASALALTAGFCGTLLTPMAANFNIVPASILDIKNQYGVIKAQAPFAVIMLIIHIILMRFLAF
- a CDS encoding DUF4179 domain-containing protein, with amino-acid sequence MNSKAYEEAVLKGITRAKTEMKQHKKPMKWKKTMSIAASVGIVGIIGLSQPEVAKALQEMTQSFNAFSAHLFGEPTGRFQEVAKMIGVSEVDEETTITLDEVVLDDNLLMMALTVESDFLAGYEKLNENDFFNLDYYLFVNGKKTMANSPKVRQIDEKTGAIIIEASMGDLHLPDEVTIDLRISQLTRGFESLKGKWNFKFKASKLLGGERLNPDATIEYERTMISANQVVKSQLANTIYMSVEGESADDVFYELGDLVIKGSNEELYDVDDVQGSFDSEKKEATFKLRVNSNWSDLEWIEIYPRTTEPYRYIVKDKIHYQIYQTPNTQVIDDEYQAITRKPTDQELASGFALDEVIYYLNLQKSTEFKILTEFIGEEIWVNSTEKVMIEDIELMEDEVKIIFRLPDTYWPHNLSSLVLFDEELNDYARREGQS
- a CDS encoding YesL family protein; this translates as MEKQYDDNLFFKLIYTLSDMAILSILWLIGCLPILTIGASTTALLYVAGKKVGGKEPKIVSDFIKSYKENFVQSLWITLVLGILWFSSLTYFMMGLSSLKDGFNLSLIIMILVAFEVIMISIYMCALLAKYELKTFTIIKNSFLFTHAYFLESIKAFGVIVSMLFCLLMVPGLVIILPGAIALIASYFVRQSILKFLERQEILKELNEEGLDF
- a CDS encoding sigma-70 family RNA polymerase sigma factor — encoded protein: MKEPKYFKTWMTKILMNLALDSIQKVDFLELDEGMMKHHHVFSIEEKIDLHEAIKNLRPEYQSVIHLKYFDDLSIEEIATQLGMSSNTVKSHLRRGKRELRLMLKEGSC